One genomic window of Brevundimonas vesicularis includes the following:
- a CDS encoding DUF72 domain-containing protein — translation MTHPIYVGIGGWTFEPWRGVFYPEGWVQKRELEYAASKLTSIEINGTYYSTFKPDSWKKWRDETPDGFVFSVKASRYCTNRKVLSEGAESFDKFLSQGLTELGEKLGPINWQFMGTKKFDAEDFEGFLKLLPKEKDGMRLRHALEVRNPTFATDQFYDLARKYGAAIVYAVDDEEPTWPQIDEATADFGYARLMSSREDEATGMTATELDAVADQAKTWAKRGEVFAYFISGAKVRNPAAAQALIAKLK, via the coding sequence ATGACCCACCCCATCTATGTCGGCATCGGCGGCTGGACGTTCGAACCGTGGCGCGGCGTCTTCTATCCGGAAGGATGGGTTCAGAAGCGCGAGCTTGAATATGCGGCGTCGAAACTGACCTCGATCGAGATCAACGGCACCTATTATTCGACCTTCAAGCCCGACAGCTGGAAGAAATGGCGCGACGAGACGCCGGACGGGTTCGTCTTTTCGGTCAAGGCCAGCCGCTATTGCACCAATCGCAAGGTGTTGTCCGAAGGCGCCGAAAGCTTCGACAAGTTCCTGAGCCAGGGGCTGACCGAACTGGGCGAAAAGCTGGGCCCGATCAACTGGCAGTTCATGGGTACGAAGAAGTTCGATGCCGAGGACTTCGAGGGCTTCCTGAAGCTGTTGCCCAAGGAGAAGGACGGGATGCGGCTGCGGCACGCGCTAGAGGTTCGCAACCCGACCTTCGCCACCGACCAGTTCTATGACCTGGCCCGCAAATACGGCGCGGCCATCGTCTATGCGGTCGATGACGAGGAGCCGACCTGGCCCCAGATCGACGAGGCGACCGCCGACTTCGGCTACGCCCGGCTGATGTCCAGCCGCGAGGATGAGGCGACCGGCATGACGGCGACCGAGCTGGATGCCGTGGCGGATCAAGCGAAAACCTGGGCCAAACGCGGCGAGGTCTTCGCCTATTTCATCTCGGGCGCGAAGGTTCGGAACCCGGCGGCGGCTCAGGCGCTGATCGCAAAGCTGAAATAG
- a CDS encoding NAD(P)-dependent alcohol dehydrogenase, whose amino-acid sequence MPIATRAFAATAADKPLTPYSFDRRDPGPDDVLIDIKYCGVCHSDLHAARSESGRSTYPLVPGHEIAGVVKAVGSNVTRFKEGDRVGVGCMVDSCRECASCQEGVEQYCIPGFTGTYGGKDKKGGASETITQGGYSDLITVDQHFVLSIPDSLALDVAAPLLCAGITTYSPLKEWGVGPGSKVAVIGLGGLGHMAVKLAAAMGAEVTVLSTSDRKKADAERMGAKHFLINSDKDAMKAAAEKFDLIINTVSATHEIASHIQLLARDGTMIMLGLTTEGLPVFALPLLWRRRRIAGSLIGGIRETQEMLDFCAEHGIACDIETIAPDQINDAYERMLKSDVRYRFVIDMEKLAA is encoded by the coding sequence ATGCCGATCGCCACACGCGCTTTCGCCGCGACCGCCGCCGACAAGCCGCTGACGCCCTACAGCTTCGACCGCCGCGATCCCGGCCCCGACGACGTGCTGATCGACATTAAATACTGCGGCGTCTGCCACTCGGACCTACACGCCGCGCGCAGCGAAAGCGGCCGTTCGACCTATCCGCTGGTGCCGGGTCATGAGATCGCGGGCGTGGTCAAGGCAGTTGGATCGAATGTCACCCGCTTCAAGGAAGGCGACCGCGTCGGCGTCGGCTGCATGGTCGACAGCTGCCGCGAATGCGCCTCCTGCCAGGAAGGCGTCGAACAATATTGCATCCCCGGATTCACCGGCACCTATGGCGGCAAGGACAAGAAGGGCGGCGCGTCGGAAACCATCACCCAAGGCGGCTATTCCGACCTCATCACCGTCGATCAGCATTTCGTCCTGTCCATCCCCGACAGCCTGGCGCTGGACGTCGCCGCCCCCCTGCTGTGCGCCGGCATCACCACCTATTCGCCGCTGAAGGAATGGGGCGTGGGACCCGGCTCCAAGGTCGCGGTCATCGGCCTGGGCGGCCTTGGCCACATGGCCGTCAAACTGGCGGCGGCCATGGGGGCGGAAGTCACCGTCCTGTCCACCTCGGACCGCAAGAAGGCCGACGCCGAGCGGATGGGCGCCAAACATTTCCTGATCAACTCCGACAAGGACGCGATGAAGGCGGCGGCCGAGAAGTTCGACCTGATTATCAATACCGTCTCGGCCACGCACGAGATCGCCAGCCATATCCAGTTGCTCGCCCGCGACGGCACCATGATCATGCTGGGCCTGACGACTGAGGGCCTGCCGGTCTTCGCCCTGCCCCTGCTGTGGCGTCGTCGCCGCATCGCCGGCTCGCTGATCGGCGGCATTCGCGAAACCCAGGAGATGCTGGACTTCTGCGCCGAGCACGGCATCGCCTGCGATATCGAGACGATCGCTCCGGATCAGATCAACGACGCCTACGAGCGGATGCTGAAATCCGACGTCCGCTATCGCTTCGTCATCGATATGGAAAAGCTGGCCGCCTGA
- the phbB gene encoding acetoacetyl-CoA reductase, with product MARVAFVTGGTRGIGKAIVQRLHEDGFKVAAGYSGNDEAARAIADALDVMVVKGNVGSFDDCARAVKEVEDQLGPIDILVNNAGITRDGFFHKMSHDQWSDVIRVNMDSVFNMTRQVINGMRDRGHGRIVNISSINGQKGQIGQTNYSAAKAGMIGFTKALALENARKGVTVNCIAPGYIDTEMVGAMDPKVLEGIISHIPVGRLGKGEEIADMVSWLVGERAGYVTGCTLSLNGGQYLVG from the coding sequence ATGGCGCGCGTAGCTTTCGTGACGGGCGGGACCCGGGGCATCGGCAAGGCGATCGTTCAGCGGCTGCATGAGGACGGCTTCAAGGTCGCCGCCGGCTATTCCGGCAACGACGAGGCGGCCCGGGCCATCGCCGACGCCTTGGACGTTATGGTGGTCAAGGGCAATGTCGGCAGCTTCGACGACTGCGCCCGCGCGGTGAAGGAGGTCGAGGATCAGCTCGGCCCCATCGACATCTTGGTCAACAACGCCGGCATCACCCGCGACGGCTTCTTCCACAAGATGAGCCACGACCAGTGGTCTGACGTGATCCGTGTCAATATGGACAGCGTCTTCAACATGACGCGCCAGGTCATCAACGGCATGCGCGACCGGGGCCACGGGCGCATCGTCAATATTTCCTCTATCAATGGTCAGAAGGGTCAGATCGGCCAGACCAACTATTCCGCCGCCAAGGCCGGGATGATCGGCTTCACCAAGGCGCTGGCGCTGGAAAATGCGCGCAAGGGCGTGACCGTGAACTGCATCGCGCCCGGCTATATCGACACCGAAATGGTCGGCGCCATGGACCCCAAGGTGCTGGAAGGCATCATCAGCCACATCCCCGTCGGCCGCTTGGGCAAGGGCGAGGAGATCGCCGACATGGTGTCCTGGCTGGTGGGCGAGCGTGCCGGATATGTCACAGGCTGCACACTGTCGCTGAACGGCGGTCAGTACCTGGTGGGTTGA
- a CDS encoding DUF4908 domain-containing protein, translated as MAVAAIAVIGVGVVAPVVLPSESQAQSRRTVPPTARYVSSSGQGFILDTSGSRPLMRLERSTEVWVLRPTPAPRGDIIYRNDNGDQVLRVTPDGAVTLYTTATPQGSPASRVGEAQGLASAAMTGAQLVDYFMRQSYRASQAMGRLIVIDVDIQPGSEQVAADTVSAASDAIVRMARSSNLRAQVERVRRVVVSDQGRPGVSLVQGTLRIVIDADAGIAGRPSSARIVRVVGGDALNR; from the coding sequence ATGGCGGTCGCCGCCATCGCGGTCATCGGCGTGGGCGTCGTCGCGCCTGTGGTCCTCCCGTCCGAAAGTCAGGCCCAGTCCCGCCGCACTGTGCCGCCGACCGCCCGCTATGTCAGCAGCAGCGGCCAGGGCTTCATCCTGGACACGTCCGGATCGCGGCCGCTGATGCGGCTGGAGCGGTCGACCGAGGTCTGGGTCTTGCGGCCGACGCCGGCGCCGCGCGGCGACATCATCTATCGCAACGACAATGGCGATCAGGTGCTGCGCGTCACGCCCGACGGCGCCGTGACCCTCTATACCACCGCGACCCCCCAAGGCTCGCCGGCTTCGCGCGTCGGTGAGGCGCAGGGCCTGGCCAGCGCAGCCATGACCGGCGCGCAGCTGGTCGACTATTTCATGCGCCAGAGCTACCGCGCCAGCCAGGCGATGGGCCGGCTCATCGTCATCGACGTGGACATTCAGCCCGGCTCTGAACAGGTCGCCGCCGACACCGTCTCGGCCGCCAGCGACGCCATCGTGCGCATGGCGCGGTCCTCCAACCTGCGCGCTCAGGTCGAGCGGGTGCGCCGCGTCGTCGTGTCCGATCAGGGGCGTCCGGGCGTCAGCCTGGTCCAGGGCACGCTGCGGATCGTCATTGACGCCGACGCCGGCATCGCCGGCCGCCCGTCGTCGGCCCGGATCGTGCGGGTCGTGGGCGGGGACGCCCTGAACCGCTAG
- the gloB gene encoding hydroxyacylglutathione hydrolase, with protein MTLDVHLFPCRSDNYGFLIRDAATGVVAAVDTPDAARILEELEGLGWGRLDLILNTHWHPDHTEGNARLKAEWACEIIGPEEVRKVAPLDRVVADGDVVMVGETRFEVTETPGHTLGHVVFHAPADGLAFTGDTLFALGCGRSFEGAPEQMFESLQRLKAWPDQTVIWCAHEYTASNARFALSLDNRPETAAHAEAIFAARARGEPTVPTTLGVERRFNPFLTATDADQFAARRAAKDSF; from the coding sequence ATGACCCTGGATGTGCATCTGTTTCCCTGCCGCAGCGACAACTACGGCTTTCTGATCCGCGATGCGGCGACGGGCGTGGTCGCGGCGGTCGATACCCCGGATGCGGCGCGCATTCTGGAGGAGCTGGAAGGCTTGGGCTGGGGCCGGCTGGACCTAATCCTGAACACCCACTGGCACCCGGATCACACCGAGGGCAATGCGAGACTGAAGGCCGAGTGGGCTTGCGAGATCATCGGGCCGGAAGAGGTGCGCAAGGTCGCGCCGCTGGACCGCGTGGTCGCTGACGGCGATGTGGTGATGGTGGGCGAGACGCGGTTCGAGGTTACTGAAACGCCCGGCCATACGCTGGGCCATGTGGTGTTTCATGCGCCGGCGGACGGTCTGGCCTTTACCGGCGACACCCTGTTCGCCCTGGGCTGCGGCCGGTCGTTCGAGGGCGCGCCGGAGCAGATGTTCGAGAGCCTGCAGCGGCTGAAGGCCTGGCCCGACCAGACCGTGATCTGGTGCGCGCACGAATATACGGCCTCGAACGCGCGCTTCGCCCTGAGCCTGGATAACCGGCCCGAGACCGCCGCCCATGCCGAGGCGATCTTCGCGGCGCGCGCGCGGGGCGAACCGACCGTGCCGACGACGCTGGGGGTGGAGAGGCGGTTCAATCCGTTCCTGACCGCGACGGATGCGGATCAGTTCGCCGCGCGCCGGGCGGCCAAGGACAGTTTCTAA
- a CDS encoding methyltransferase domain-containing protein: MRRSIDELRTFYGEPTGALARRLVARRLDDAWGEAADCDVLGVGYATPWLDAFVGARRVVAAMPDGQGVEHWPTVGRNRTLLVDDRRLPFPAGSFDRILLVHALEEADDPAALLLEAVRALSPTGRIILAAAARGGLWARADNTPFGHGRPFTRRQLERLVRDVGLEPMAWSQTLYVPPWGPMLPLAEGFEQVGRRVFPGTAGLILLEASRHSYARIRPSGHAQRVAAPVLAPQPAASVSSRGEHRD; the protein is encoded by the coding sequence ATGCGGCGCAGCATCGACGAGCTTCGAACCTTCTACGGCGAGCCGACCGGGGCGCTGGCGCGACGGCTGGTGGCGCGACGGCTGGACGACGCCTGGGGCGAGGCGGCCGATTGCGACGTGCTGGGCGTCGGTTACGCCACGCCGTGGTTGGACGCCTTCGTCGGCGCCCGGCGCGTCGTCGCGGCCATGCCGGACGGGCAAGGCGTCGAGCATTGGCCGACCGTCGGGCGCAACCGCACCCTGCTGGTGGATGATCGCCGCCTGCCCTTCCCCGCCGGATCGTTCGATCGCATCCTGCTGGTCCATGCTCTGGAAGAGGCCGACGACCCCGCCGCCCTGCTGCTGGAAGCGGTGCGCGCGCTGTCGCCCACAGGGCGGATCATCCTGGCGGCGGCGGCGCGCGGCGGCCTGTGGGCGCGGGCGGACAACACCCCCTTTGGTCACGGCCGACCCTTCACCCGGCGCCAGTTGGAACGGCTGGTGCGCGACGTCGGGCTGGAGCCGATGGCCTGGTCCCAGACCCTGTATGTCCCGCCCTGGGGGCCGATGCTGCCGTTGGCCGAAGGGTTCGAACAGGTCGGGCGGCGGGTCTTTCCCGGAACCGCCGGGCTGATCCTGCTGGAGGCCTCGCGCCACAGCTACGCCCGCATCCGCCCCAGCGGCCATGCGCAGCGCGTCGCCGCCCCCGTCCTGGCGCCGCAACCCGCCGCCTCGGTCTCTTCGCGAGGCGAACATCGCGACTGA